taattcgaAAAATTGTTTTACCAAACAAAGCAATTTTAAAAAGTCTCTTTCGTCAAAACGCATCGTTGGAGTTTCAACCACCCAACGTAAAATGCAAATTCTAGGATTATTAATGTTACAAAAACATTTACAATTACATCTAATTTTACAAACCTCACAACATTAAAACCATGACTGAACCTAACTTAAATTACAACATTTCACTCGAAACCCCACTCCACATATCAGCAAATCAGTTGACCTCTTAGGAACCCTTCAACACTGACCATACCAACTTGCTTAGGCATGGCTCAAAGTACATCATACTGATACAGTGAACTGACTTGACAACTCTTCCTTGTAAGAGCATGGACACAATTATGATCCCTTTCTGGCAGAGTCAGCTTGATCAAGTCGAGCTGCTCTCCAGGAAATCAAATTAGTTGATTTTAGTAATAAACTGAAAGCTAAAGAGCTTCTAGCTCTAACCACCGCATCCGCCGACCGACTCATCTTGCCAACCAACATTCCAAACACCTAAATCACAATAAACATTTTTTAAGCATGTGTTCCCTAGAACTGTAATGACAGTAATAATTTAATGGCAggaatatttcataatataaccTGTGCATGGTAAAGAGCCAAAATGTTCGGATCATCCGAAAGCGAGAGTATGCTGCTGGAAACATAAATAGCATTTGCTTGGATTATTGGCCATGGCGCATTCAAAGCCTGCATTACCAAGAACTACGTTAGTATTTTCCAGTTTCCATGATTTATCCCATTTGGCTAAAAGCATGCACATAAGCCAGCAACCGATGTTAGTCGAGGGAAAATCATATCGCCACCAATTTAGATTGCAAGAAATTTAGGAAAAACTTAATTGCATTGTAGCCGTTAAAGAAATTATCCCGTGACTAATATTTTAGGGAATATATATGTAGTTCTACCCAGCATAGTGCAAACCTGTATGGTTGATGCCATGAAAGTATCAACTCTGGAAGAAAGATGCTGCACAAACTGCCTTGTAAAATCTCTTACAAAGTCCTCGTAAGCACTTCTGAAAGGAGGCAAGATATATTTCACAATAAGGAAATAAGAAAGCCATATGTTACTTTATTTCAAGATTCATGATTGCATACCGATGGTCAGAGTTAATCCTATGTGAATCGAATAAAGCCAGCAACCCTTCTATCTCCATTAAAGGGGCAAACCGCTTCAGGGTGTTCTATTTTAAAAAGtagataaataaaaagaaaatatatcaattaGAATGAAGCATTCTTAATAAGTTTCATGCACAAAGGGGCATTGATAGGTAATCACTTACACGGCAGGCATATCTAACAGCAAGGTCATCATCATGTAGGTGGAGGATCAAGCGTGGGAGTGTAGCATGAATCTGGAAGGATTAGTTTGATGAGATGTTAAATGGTGAAAAAACTCATTAATTTTCTACTTCATGTTCAACGTATCAAATGTAGGTAATCAAAATAAAAGGAAAACATGAACA
The nucleotide sequence above comes from Gossypium arboreum isolate Shixiya-1 unplaced genomic scaffold, ASM2569848v2 Contig00594, whole genome shotgun sequence. Encoded proteins:
- the LOC128289188 gene encoding protein SHOOT GRAVITROPISM 6-like, which produces MNVKMRADAFAAFGALSNYGIGAHKDAFLEQIHATLPRLILHLHDDDLAVRYACRNTLKRFAPLMEIEGLLALFDSHRINSDHRSAYEDFVRDFTRQFVQHLSSRVDTFMASTIQALNAPWPIIQANAIYVSSSILSLSDDPNILALYHAQVFGMLVGKMSRSADAVVRARSSLAFSLLLKSTNLISWRAARLDQADSARKGS